TGGCGCCTCGTAGGACCGCAGGAGTTCTTCGACGGAATCGACTGCGTCGGAATCGTTTGCGGGGGCCCAGGCAGAGAGGATCCCCGCACCGAGGACAGCCCACGTCGACCAGCGCCGGACGGTTGACGCCCGCATCGCCCTTGCCTCCCCGCGCCCAAGCTTACTACCAGACACTGGAAAACGCCGATGCAGAAATCAGTCATCCCGCAGCCGGAACGCGGCGCAAGGAGGCCTTGAGCGTATAGGGACAGGAACTCGCAGACCGCTGCGGCTCGCCCGCCCAGGTCCTCGGCGATCCTCGCTCGGTCCTGCTCCGGGAAATCCGGGTGGCGGAAATCGATCTCGTCGCGGACCAGCGCCCGCATGACCGCCGGGTCCGACGAGCCCTGGCCGGCCGCCCGTAGTGCCAGAACCGCCTCGTAGAACCGGCCCAAATCGGTCGGATAGTCCTCGTACCATTCGCTCTCGGATAGCCAAGCCTCGAACGCTCGATCGACGTCGTCCACAAGTGAGTCCTCCTCGGGGGCTACCACCTGAAGTTCACTACTTGGGAAATGCGCTCGCCGCTGCTCGCGATGATTCCGCTGGGCCGAGGGTGGGCAACTGCCCGCCGCCATTCCTCGTCCGAGAACAGCTCCAGGAGGTTCGACGGGATCGGCCCGCCGGCGAGCCACAGGACGAAGCGGAACCCATAGAACTCGAAGCAGGTCGCCACGACCTGATCGGATACGGTGACCTTGTGGTAGAGGCCGTCCTCGTCGAAGTAGGCGGCGAGCTCGTCGGCGTCGAGACGCGACCAGGCGGCGATGAACTCGCGGATCACCTGCTCGTTGCGCTGCATGGGAACCTCCTGGGTGGCGAGCGCCCGGTGGGTCGGGGCTCGAAGGGTCAGGGCTCGAAGAGGCGGGGCTGGTGGGCGAGGAAGCTGCGCTTGGCGGCCTCGGGGAGGCCGGCGGGGAGCGCGGCGATGCTCCGGGCCAGCTCGCGCGCGGCGCCGAGCAGCTCCGCGGGCTCGACGACGCGCCCGACGAGGCCGATCGCGAGCGCCTCGCGGGCGTCGTAGCTCCGCCCGGTGAGGCACATCTCGCGCGCCGCCCCGGTGCCCAGGACGTGGCGCATCAGCTCGTAGAGCGCGGGCGCGCCGAAGCGCACCTGCGGCTGGCCGAAGACGGCCGTCGTGGCCGCGAGGCGGAGGTCGCACAGGGCGGCGAGGTCGCAGCCGCCGCCGAGCGCGGGGCCGTTCACGGCCGCCACGAGCGGCTTCGCGAAGGTATAGACGCGCCGGTGATAGGCGACGGCGCTGGCGAAGACCTCGACCATCCCGGCGCCGAGCTCGGAGCGGTCGAAGCCGGCGCAGAAGGCCGGCCCGGCGCCGGTCAGCACGACGGCGCGCACCGCGTCGCTCGCCTCGAGCGCGTCGAGGCGTTCGACGAGCTCCGCGCGCAGCGCCGCCGAGAGGGCGTTGCGCTTCTCGGGCCGGGCCAGGGTGAGGACGGCCACCCCACCCGACTCCTCCAGGGTCGTCAGCACGGATCACCTCCTCACGGCTCCGGGGCCGCCCGGTCGCTCGGGAGCGCGCCGCTGGCAAGCCCGCGCGCGACGGCCCGGTGGCCGGCGTCGATGCAACGCAGGACGGCGTCGGTGCTCGCCGAGAGCCGGTCGATCGGCAGCGGCGCCGCGGGATGGAGGACCACCACGCGCTCGCGCTCGGCGGCGGCGAGCGCGTGGGGGCGGCGCGCCAGGAGGCGCTTGCGGATCCGCCCCTGCGGATCGGCCACGACGACGAGTGCCCGCCGGCAGCCGGCCTCGAGCGCGGCCTCGTAGGGGACGTTGTCGACGAGGCCTCCGTCCGCGTAGTAGCGCCCGTCGATCCGCACGGGGCGACCATACACGCCCGGCAGGTAGTTGGCCGCCATCAGGCTCGCGAGGAAGGCCTCGCGGTGCTCCCAGCGCTCGAAGAAGTGGAGGCGGCGCTCGCGCAGCGACGAGGCGCCGATCCGGAGCCGGATCCCCGAGCCCGCGAGGCGCTCGAAGCGGAGCGAGCGCATGGGGATCCGGCGCACGATCTCGGGGAAGTTCGACGGCGTGCCGTGACGCCAGAGGTTCCCGAGGCGCAGCTTCGGGGCGCGCGCCACCGCGAGCCAGAAGCGGCGCATCTCGCCGATCTGGCCGGTGGCCACGCAGGCGGCGTTCCAGGCGCCCGACGACACGCCGACCACGACGTCGAAGCGGAGGCCCTGCGCGTGCAGGGCCTCGATCACCCCGACCTGGAAGGCGCCGCGCAGGAAGCCGCCGGAGAGGACGAGCCCAAGGCCGCTCACGCGGCCGGCTCGCCGAAGACCACCCGCGGGCGCACCGCGCGCCCGCTCGCGAGCGCCTCGAAGGCGTCGCCTGCGGCCTCGAGCGGGAAGTCGGGGCCCGCGATCTCCTCGAGACGGAGCGCGCCCGCGCGGGCGAGCGCGAAGAGCTCCGGGAAGTCGCGCGCCGGGTCCGCGGAGCCGTGGATCGAGCCGTGGAGCGACTTGTCGAGGAGGAGCGAGATCATGGGCACCCGGATCTCCTCGCGGAAGGAGGGGAGCCCGACCACGATGGCCCGGCCGCCGGGCGCCAGCGCGTCGAAGGCCTGGCGCGCCGCCGCGCCGGTACCGACCGCCTCGACGGCGAGGTCGACGCCGCCCCCGGTGCGCGCGTGGATCGCGGCCACCGGGTCGCCGTCCGCGGGCGCGAGGAGATCCGTCGCGCCGAGCTCGCCCGCGAGCGCGCGGCGCGCGGGATTCGGGTCGACCGCGAAGATCCGGGCGGCGCCCGCGATGCGCGCGCCCTGCACGGCCGAGAGGCCGACCCCGCCGCAGCCGAAGACGGCGACGCTCTCGCCCGCCTGCGCGCGGCCCGTGAGGACCGCGGCGCCGAAGCCCGTCACGACCCCGCAGCCGATCGAGCAGACCGAGCGGAGCGGGAGGTCGCCGGGCACCGGGATCGCGGAGCGCTCGCCCACGACGACGCGCTCGCACAGGCCCGACACGCTCATGTAGCGGCCGAGCGGCCGGCCGCCGAGCGAGAGCGAGCCGTCGTCGCCGTGGGTGCGCATCGCCGCGCACAGGTGCGTGCGGCCCGCGCGGCAGGCCCGGCACTGCCCGCAGCGGGGGATCCAGGCGAGCACGACGGGCGTACCCGGCACGAGCCGGGTGACACCGGACCCGGTCGCCTCGACCACCCCCGAGGCCTCGTGGCCGAGGACCGCCGGGAAGCCGATCCCCTCGCCCGTGCGCCACACGTGGAGGTCGCTCGCGCAGATCCCGCACGCGGCGATGCGCACGCGCACCTCCCCGGGCCCCGGGTCGCGGACCTGGACCTCCTCGATCCGCAGCGGCGCCCCGCGTCCGGGCGCCACGGCGGCGCGCGCCCGGACCCCGCCGCTCACGCGGGCGCTCCGGGCAGGAGGGCGAGGCGCACGGGGTCCCCGCGGCGGCTCGCGAGGTCGTCGAGCGCCTCGCGGGCGCGCGCGAGCGGATAGCGCCCCGTGATCGAGCCGGAGAGGTCGAGGCGGCCCGAGGCGGCGAGCTCGACCACGCGCGCGAGCTCGGCGCGCGTGTAGCCCATCGAGCCCTGGACGCCGATCTCCTTGCCGACGAAGGAGACGAGCGGGCCGAGCGCGGGCGACTCCATGCCGACACCGCCCACCACCACGCGCCCGCCGCGCGCGACCGACGCCAGCGCGAGCTCGACGGACGCCTGGCGGCCCGCGTACTCGATCACGACCTCCGGTCCCTCGCCGCCCGCCGCCCGGCGGATCGCGCGGCGCGCGTCCGGCGCGCGCGCGTCCACGCCGGCGTCCGCGCCGGCGGCCGCGGCCCGCCGCAGCGCCCCTTCGCTCGCGTCCACGGCGACGACGGTCTTCGCGCCGAGGAGCCGGGCCAGGAGGATCGCGTGGTAGCCGACGCCGCCGCAGCCGATCACGGCCACCCGCTCGCCGCCCGCGACCCCGGCGCGGCTCACCACCGCGT
The sequence above is drawn from the Deltaproteobacteria bacterium genome and encodes:
- a CDS encoding patatin-like phospholipase family protein; translation: MSGLGLVLSGGFLRGAFQVGVIEALHAQGLRFDVVVGVSSGAWNAACVATGQIGEMRRFWLAVARAPKLRLGNLWRHGTPSNFPEIVRRIPMRSLRFERLAGSGIRLRIGASSLRERRLHFFERWEHREAFLASLMAANYLPGVYGRPVRIDGRYYADGGLVDNVPYEAALEAGCRRALVVVADPQGRIRKRLLARRPHALAAAERERVVVLHPAAPLPIDRLSASTDAVLRCIDAGHRAVARGLASGALPSDRAAPEP
- a CDS encoding alcohol dehydrogenase catalytic domain-containing protein, whose translation is MQAVRLHAGPVVQVEEVPEPALGRGQLLVAVRAAGLCGTDLHAAHGRLPVPALPVVMGHEGAGVVEAVGAEVSGVAPGARVLLLPSETCGACAACEAGHLGLCPEARIFGMARDGTFAEKIAVPAACVLPLPAQVSFEHGAILADAVATAYHAVVSRAGVAGGERVAVIGCGGVGYHAILLARLLGAKTVVAVDASEGALRRAAAAGADAGVDARAPDARRAIRRAAGGEGPEVVIEYAGRQASVELALASVARGGRVVVGGVGMESPALGPLVSFVGKEIGVQGSMGYTRAELARVVELAASGRLDLSGSITGRYPLARAREALDDLASRRGDPVRLALLPGAPA
- a CDS encoding zinc-binding dehydrogenase, with product MSGGVRARAAVAPGRGAPLRIEEVQVRDPGPGEVRVRIAACGICASDLHVWRTGEGIGFPAVLGHEASGVVEATGSGVTRLVPGTPVVLAWIPRCGQCRACRAGRTHLCAAMRTHGDDGSLSLGGRPLGRYMSVSGLCERVVVGERSAIPVPGDLPLRSVCSIGCGVVTGFGAAVLTGRAQAGESVAVFGCGGVGLSAVQGARIAGAARIFAVDPNPARRALAGELGATDLLAPADGDPVAAIHARTGGGVDLAVEAVGTGAAARQAFDALAPGGRAIVVGLPSFREEIRVPMISLLLDKSLHGSIHGSADPARDFPELFALARAGALRLEEIAGPDFPLEAAGDAFEALASGRAVRPRVVFGEPAA
- a CDS encoding enoyl-CoA hydratase/isomerase family protein — its product is MLTTLEESGGVAVLTLARPEKRNALSAALRAELVERLDALEASDAVRAVVLTGAGPAFCAGFDRSELGAGMVEVFASAVAYHRRVYTFAKPLVAAVNGPALGGGCDLAALCDLRLAATTAVFGQPQVRFGAPALYELMRHVLGTGAAREMCLTGRSYDAREALAIGLVGRVVEPAELLGAARELARSIAALPAGLPEAAKRSFLAHQPRLFEP